One window of Etheostoma spectabile isolate EspeVRDwgs_2016 chromosome 6, UIUC_Espe_1.0, whole genome shotgun sequence genomic DNA carries:
- the ice1 gene encoding little elongation complex subunit 1 isoform X4 has product MMPGDSQSKTAAIAAVGNCRNCSILHQSLTEYVSSFLALKQKIPLSDDTTRLQQQLEELQIKLVTLEKKTADYESVQAELKNKKDALKTYEQMSVELEKLKHQNSKTMAENKKLEEQLKDVRELTETQSLENAQLKREKAVVEQDLLETQTALKTSQAEADQVEKLIEENATTTSIKDNLEKKVRLLEESVCNQNHQISQLSKEKILLGRNIHDLQVRLMKLEREMSKEYKSTSTQASVPEEPKVDKEKFQMLLQSLWACVEPTQPQQSSTDLLHLPESRSKPVLHSSPQNRLRSHLSNTSQSAPHKSRESHSYPMQTGDTFTQLKASPRWENAIKQQASLTSMNSAKKQTDTPKKRKRLSKEHKSEESSTDLGSFEVSVEQIMALFKPMLACISPLPDLDTEMESMEATDGEKENHPKISDSAPSQQEASLPITPSEETSHCPKTSALPTEVKADVPGVTTQEGEHNSNENDATDLGQIELSSVTEMKGKSNTDADEIHLQKYMQTEQEPEAVSLGSASSSSTSDITMLVEVVSVTTESQMGSGCASPSSIVAGSIFERDNALGKANEDQSETITKMDVDTSLSDVTGAETVTPDGGESPRRSDTTALSEDTADVQLATSSVSSSTFIDSVRDAEVTNTESGSEMGNRDAAVFKPQENKGCLGKDTNVPEYTPCLSSSSDDIGSVSSKPFEERLESDATIKPIGEEDGNEAQGAGADDVAASPSESNDADRPPCPLKSPLLTKEDDKSHAHQESGHANLETPSKKDVDMETSESEIPSDHGPSLSDSQETVNCEFVKENLHSVCRQLSPTCLLPTLKLQALETHANPERLNVGVNIEHSSTYEETLESVPSLEGEGVFENANVKNLLQDSIDASNHKVAKYNLRSGRSTTSLKSAAATNRQNKCLKLSSSVLEKQSPHVIRERKPSPVDDSTAQSPECIGQVRSEMGPPLPRVLTPLSTPPKAGKSINPRQAIGKLSFLSPMDRLASPTTPVQAHLTPNSQQLSSSSLNGVPSSPLQFGSATPKHAVPVPGRLPVTAMSSSPSSSSTPVCQENSMRILDTMYPELSAHARTLSILRGNVGLSVCSLENGTLPTTTESQMSSFKTINSASTAFTKTEMRGEKRQCIGMPQPKSSKCLRLDNCSSVSRKQVPSSSSNSGEETASPQTPRLQRLKNETVSPPTEGGEPAEQNLIANYLKKIEHQCFDLLPVIQSHLYVGNLPKKPVLRDEEKEVISEICQSSSLKADDMILAILNKLKAEKSVLSVNYMQALCRVHTGICRQKRDWEKAHILAHSLLTQDFPDSAKLILFVVTTWPNVLSHSSSMCQAIHTVTKLKAQEHLLNCLSAFLGWEKSPPCDIDDLISRTLSDIRSGSRLSFTKHSRYGHDLGTEAWQHVLTLQLLCAHKKWQWTYNNVLGKELWPLMNTWVTQPRDQQGPVSDVTVATVLRLIGRLGQLGMEEKCVSSVLTVANIINTLGRHGQTEGVPWEVQLAAIYCIYDLSPCNPKQALDALAGWRGETSQSVPPAITSCINQLASLCRQVDLQKTHML; this is encoded by the exons ATGATGCCAGGGGACAGTCAGTCCAAAACGGCAGCAATTGCCGCGGTTGGAAACTGTAGGAACTGCTCTATTTTGCACCAG AGCCTGACTGAATATGTGTCGTCATTTCTGGCACTGAAACAGAAGATACCGCTTTCTGA TGACACAACCAGGCTTCAACAACAGCTAGAAGAGCTGCAGATCAAATTGGTTACTCTGGAGAAAAAGACGGCCGATTATGAATCTGTGCAGGCAGAACTGAAGAATAAGAAG GATGCCCTCAAGACCTATGAACAGATGTCTGTAgaattggaaaaattgaagcaCCAGAATAGCAAGACGATGGCAGA GAATAAGAAGCTTGAAGAGCAGCTAAAGGATGTGAGAG AACTGACAGAAACACAGTCACTTGAAAATGCACAGCTGAAGAGGGAAAAGGCCGTAGTAGAACAGGATTTGCTGGAAACTCAG ACAGCTTTGAAGACATCTCAGGCAGAAGCAGATCAAGTTGAAAAGTTGATAGAGGAGAACGCCACGACAACAAGCAT AAAGGACAACCTCGAAAAGAAAGTTAGACTGCTTGAAG AATCTGTTTGCAACCAGAATCATCAAATATCCCAACTGAGCAAAGAAAAGATCCTGCTAGGGAGAAATATCCATGACCTCCAG GTGAGACTGATGAAACTGGAAAGAGAAATGAGTAAAG AATATAAGAGCACATCAACTCAAGCAAGTGTACCTGAGGAGCCTAAAGTTGACAAAG AAAAGTTCCAGATGCTTCTACAGAGCTTGTGGGCATGTGTGGAACCTACTCAACCGCAGCAATCCTCAACAGACCTGTTGCACTTACCTG AGTCCAGGTCAAAGCCAGTTCTACACTCCTCCCCACAAAACAGACTGCGCTCTCATCTGAGTAACACGTCCCAGTCTGCTCCTCACAAGAGCAGAGAATCCCACAGTTACCCCATGCAGACAGGAGACACGTTTACACAGTTAAAAGCCTCTCCTCGCTGGGAGAACGCCATCAAGCAGCAAGCATCTCTGACGTCAATGAATAGTGCCaagaaacaaacagacactcccaaaaaaagaaaacgattGTCCAAGGAACACAAAAGTGAGGAGTCATCTACTGACCTGGGCAGCTTCGAAGTGTCTGTTGAACAGATAATGGCATTGTTCAAACCAATGCTTGCCTGCATTTCCCCGCTACCAGATTTG GACACAGAGATGGAATCGATGGAGGCAACTGATGGGGAAAAGGAAAACCATCCCAAAATCTCTGACTCGGCTCCTTCTCAACAAGAAGCGTCCTTACCCATCACACCATCAGAAGAAACAAGCCACTGTCCAAAGACTTCTGCACTACCAACAGAGGTGAAGGCAGATGTACCAGGGGTCACAACACAGGAAGGGGAACACAATTCTAATGAAAATGATGCCACAGACTTGGGACAAATTGAGTTGAGTAGCGTTACTGAAATGAAGGGCAAAAGCAACACAGATGCTGATGAAATCCATCTTCAAAAATACATGCAGACTGAGCAGGAGCCAGAGGCTGTGAGTTTAGGGTCTGCATCATCTTCTTCCACGTCAGACATAACAATGTTGGTTGAGGTTGTCTCTGTAACTACTGAAAGTCAAATGGGATCCGGCTGTGCAAGTCCCAGTAGCATTGTCGCTGGTAGCATCTTTGAAAGGGACAATGCTTTAGGAAAGGCCAACGAGGATCAGTCAGAGACTATTACAAAGATGGATGTAGACACAAGCCTGAGTGATGTTACTGGTGCTGAAACAGTCACTCCTGATGGTGGAGAGTCACCCAGAAGGAGTGATACAACCGCACTCTCTGAAGACACAGCAGATGTACAGTTAGCTACTTCCTCAGTTTCTTCCTCAACATTCATTGACTCTGTGAGAGACGCTGAGGTTACAAATACAGAAAGTGGCTCAGAAATGGGCAATCGAGATGCCGCAGTCTTTAAACCCCAGGAGAATAAAGGCTGTCTTGGTAAAGACACAAATGTGCCAGAGTATACCCCCTGTTTGTCAAGCAGCAGTGATGACATCGGTAGTGTCTCCAGTAAACCTTTTGAAGAGAGGCTTGAAAGTGATGCAACCATAAAACCTATTGGGGAGGAAGATGGGAATGAAGCACAAGGAGCTGGAGCAGATGATGTAGCAGCTTCTCCCTCAGAGTCAAATGATGCTGATAGACCTCCGTGTCCTCTCAAGTCTCCACTGTTGACGAAGGAAGATGACAAGTCCCATGCTCACCAGGAATCTGGTCACGCAAATCTTGAAACTCCTTCAAAAAAGGATGTTGACATGGAGACTTCAGAGAGTGAAATACCATCAGACCATGGACCTTCCCTTTCTGACTCCCAAGAGACTGTTAACTGTGAATTTGTGAAAGAAAATCTACATTCTGTGTGCAGACAGTTGAGTCCTACATGTCTGTTACCCACTTTAAAATTGCAGGCTTTGGAAACCCATGCAAACCCAGAAAGATTGAATGTTGGTGTTAACATTGAACACAGTTCAACATACGAAGAAACTCTAGAGTCTGTGCCCAGTTTAGAGGGCGAAGGTGTCTTTGAAAATGCTAATGTCAAAAACTTGCTTCAGGACAGCATAGACGCAAGTAACCATAAAGTGGCCAAATATAATTTACGCTCTGGCAGGTCTACTACCTCATTGAAGAGTGCTGCTGCCACAAatagacaaaataaatgtttgaagTTGTCTTCAAGTGTGCTTGAAAAACAAAGCCCACATGTGATCAGAGAGAGAAAGCCTAGCCCAGTGGATGATTCtacagcgcagtcaccagaatGCATCGGCCAAGTTCGCTCTGAAATGGGCCCTCCACTTCCTCGTGTCCTAACCCCCCTGAGCACACCTCCAAAGGCGGGCAAATCGATCAATCCAAGGCAGGCTATTGGGAAACTGTCCTTTCTCTCACCCATGGATAGATTGGCTTCACCTACCACTCCTGTCCAGGCCCACTTGACACCCAACAGCCAGCAGCTGAGTTCCTCATCTCTAAACGGAGTCCCCTCATCGCCACTTCAGTTTGGCTCGGCCACTCCGAAACATGCTGTGCCGGTCCCAGGTCGCCTGCCCGTGACGGCAATGAGTTCGTCTCCGTCGTCTTCCTCCACCCCTGTGTGTCAGGAAAACTCCATGAGGATTCTTGACACCATGTACCCGGAGCTCTCTGCCCACGCCCGGACTCTAAGCATTCTAAGAGGGAACGTCGGTCTTAGCGTTTGTTCACTGGAGAATGGAACATTACCGACAACAACCGAAAGTCAGATGTCTTCCTTTAAAACGATCAACTCCGCTTCAACGGCCTTCACCAAGACAGAgatgagaggagaaaaaagacagtGCATTGGTATGCCTCAACCTAAAAGCAGCAAATGTCTCCGGCTAGATAACTGCTCTTCTGTCAGTCGCAAGCAGGtgccttcctcttcctcaaaCAGTGGAGAGGAGACCGCCTCACCCCAGACTCCAAGGCTCCAACGGCTAAAAAATGAGACAGTCTCTCCACCCACGGAAGGTGGAGAACCTGCAGAACAAAATCTTATTGCTAACTATTTAAAGAAGATTGAACATCAGTGTTTTGATCTATTGCCTGTGATCCAGAGCCACCTGTATGTTGGTAACCTGCCCAAAAAGCCTGTCTTAAGAGACGAGGAGAAGGAGGTTATCTCCGAGATCTGCCAAAGCAGCTCG CTTAAGGCAGACGATATGATTTTGGCCATCCTGAACAAGCTGAAAGCAGAGAAAAGTGTTCTCAGCGTTAACTACATGCAGGCCCTCTGTAGAGTCCACACAGGGATCTGTAGACAGAAGAGAGACTGGGAGAAGGctcacatcttggcccacagCCTTCTCACACAAG ATTTCCCAGACTCTGCCAAGCTGATATTGTTTGTGGTGACAACATGGCCCAATGTTCTCTCACACAGTAGTTCTATGTGCCAGGCAATACATACTGTCACCAAACTGAAAGCACAAGAACACCTCCTAAACTGCCTTTCAGCATTTCTTGGTTGGGAGAAG AGTCCTCCCTGTGACATTGATGATCTGATCTCCAGAACGTTGTCGGATATTCGGTCAGGGTCACGCCTGTCTTTCACTAAACACAGTCGGTATGGGCATGACCTGGGGACTGAGGCTTGGCAGCATGTCTTAACACTGCAACTCCTTTGTGCTCACAAGAAGTGGCAGTGGACCTATAATAATGTTTTGGG CAAGGAGTTGTGGCCATTAATGAACACTTGGGTGACACAGCCCAGAGATCAACAAGGCCCCGTCTCCGATGTGACCGTCGCCACTGTACTCCGACTCATAG GACGCCTCGGTCAACTGGGAATGGAAGAGAAGTGTGTTTCCTCTGTGTTAACTGTCGCCAACATCATCAACACGTTGGGTAGGCATGGACAGACTGAAG GTGTGCCATGGGAGGTCCAGTTAGCAGCCATCTACTGCATCTACGACCTGTCCCCGTGCAACCCCAAGCAAGCCTTGGATGCCCTGGcaggatggagaggagagacatCTCAAAGTGTGCCTCCTGCTATTACTAGCTGCATTAATCAGTtagcttctctctgcagacaggtCGACCTGCAAAAGACGCACATGCTGTAG
- the ice1 gene encoding little elongation complex subunit 1 isoform X5 translates to MMPGDSQSKTAAIAAVGNCRNCSILHQSLTEYVSSFLALKQKIPLSDDTTRLQQQLEELQIKLVTLEKKTADYESVQAELKNKKDALKTYEQMSVELEKLKHQNSKTMAENKTLEDQLKDVKELTETQSLENAQLKREKAVVEQDLLETQTALKTSQAEADQVEKLIEENATTTSIKDNLEKKVRLLEESVCNQNHQISQLSKEKILLGRNIHDLQVRLMKLEREMSKEYKSTSTQASVPEEPKVDKEKFQMLLQSLWACVEPTQPQQSSTDLLHLPESRSKPVLHSSPQNRLRSHLSNTSQSAPHKSRESHSYPMQTGDTFTQLKASPRWENAIKQQASLTSMNSAKKQTDTPKKRKRLSKEHKSEESSTDLGSFEVSVEQIMALFKPMLACISPLPDLDTEMESMEATDGEKENHPKISDSAPSQQEASLPITPSEETSHCPKTSALPTEVKADVPGVTTQEGEHNSNENDATDLGQIELSSVTEMKGKSNTDADEIHLQKYMQTEQEPEAVSLGSASSSSTSDITMLVEVVSVTTESQMGSGCASPSSIVAGSIFERDNALGKANEDQSETITKMDVDTSLSDVTGAETVTPDGGESPRRSDTTALSEDTADVQLATSSVSSSTFIDSVRDAEVTNTESGSEMGNRDAAVFKPQENKGCLGKDTNVPEYTPCLSSSSDDIGSVSSKPFEERLESDATIKPIGEEDGNEAQGAGADDVAASPSESNDADRPPCPLKSPLLTKEDDKSHAHQESGHANLETPSKKDVDMETSESEIPSDHGPSLSDSQETVNCEFVKENLHSVCRQLSPTCLLPTLKLQALETHANPERLNVGVNIEHSSTYEETLESVPSLEGEGVFENANVKNLLQDSIDASNHKVAKYNLRSGRSTTSLKSAAATNRQNKCLKLSSSVLEKQSPHVIRERKPSPVDDSTAQSPECIGQVRSEMGPPLPRVLTPLSTPPKAGKSINPRQAIGKLSFLSPMDRLASPTTPVQAHLTPNSQQLSSSSLNGVPSSPLQFGSATPKHAVPVPGRLPVTAMSSSPSSSSTPVCQENSMRILDTMYPELSAHARTLSILRGNVGLSVCSLENGTLPTTTESQMSSFKTINSASTAFTKTEMRGEKRQCIGMPQPKSSKCLRLDNCSSVSRKQVPSSSSNSGEETASPQTPRLQRLKNETVSPPTEGGEPAEQNLIANYLKKIEHQCFDLLPVIQSHLYVGNLPKKPVLRDEEKEVISEICQSSSLKADDMILAILNKLKAEKSVLSVNYMQALCRVHTGICRQKRDWEKAHILAHSLLTQDFPDSAKLILFVVTTWPNVLSHSSSMCQAIHTVTKLKAQEHLLNCLSAFLGWEKSPPCDIDDLISRTLSDIRSGSRLSFTKHSRYGHDLGTEAWQHVLTLQLLCAHKKWQWTYNNVLGKELWPLMNTWVTQPRDQQGPVSDVTVATVLRLIGRLGQLGMEEKCVSSVLTVANIINTLGRHGQTEGVPWEVQLAAIYCIYDLSPCNPKQALDALAGWRGETSQSVPPAITSCINQLASLCRQVDLQKTHML, encoded by the exons ATGATGCCAGGGGACAGTCAGTCCAAAACGGCAGCAATTGCCGCGGTTGGAAACTGTAGGAACTGCTCTATTTTGCACCAG AGCCTGACTGAATATGTGTCGTCATTTCTGGCACTGAAACAGAAGATACCGCTTTCTGA TGACACAACCAGGCTTCAACAACAGCTAGAAGAGCTGCAGATCAAATTGGTTACTCTGGAGAAAAAGACGGCCGATTATGAATCTGTGCAGGCAGAACTGAAGAATAAGAAG GATGCCCTCAAGACCTATGAACAGATGTCTGTAgaattggaaaaattgaagcaCCAGAATAGCAAGACGATGGCAGA GAATAAGACGCTTGAAGACCAGCTAAAAGATGTGAAAG AACTGACAGAAACACAGTCACTTGAAAATGCACAGCTGAAGAGGGAAAAGGCCGTAGTAGAACAGGATTTGCTGGAAACTCAG ACAGCTTTGAAGACATCTCAGGCAGAAGCAGATCAAGTTGAAAAGTTGATAGAGGAGAACGCCACGACAACAAGCAT AAAGGACAACCTCGAAAAGAAAGTTAGACTGCTTGAAG AATCTGTTTGCAACCAGAATCATCAAATATCCCAACTGAGCAAAGAAAAGATCCTGCTAGGGAGAAATATCCATGACCTCCAG GTGAGACTGATGAAACTGGAAAGAGAAATGAGTAAAG AATATAAGAGCACATCAACTCAAGCAAGTGTACCTGAGGAGCCTAAAGTTGACAAAG AAAAGTTCCAGATGCTTCTACAGAGCTTGTGGGCATGTGTGGAACCTACTCAACCGCAGCAATCCTCAACAGACCTGTTGCACTTACCTG AGTCCAGGTCAAAGCCAGTTCTACACTCCTCCCCACAAAACAGACTGCGCTCTCATCTGAGTAACACGTCCCAGTCTGCTCCTCACAAGAGCAGAGAATCCCACAGTTACCCCATGCAGACAGGAGACACGTTTACACAGTTAAAAGCCTCTCCTCGCTGGGAGAACGCCATCAAGCAGCAAGCATCTCTGACGTCAATGAATAGTGCCaagaaacaaacagacactcccaaaaaaagaaaacgattGTCCAAGGAACACAAAAGTGAGGAGTCATCTACTGACCTGGGCAGCTTCGAAGTGTCTGTTGAACAGATAATGGCATTGTTCAAACCAATGCTTGCCTGCATTTCCCCGCTACCAGATTTG GACACAGAGATGGAATCGATGGAGGCAACTGATGGGGAAAAGGAAAACCATCCCAAAATCTCTGACTCGGCTCCTTCTCAACAAGAAGCGTCCTTACCCATCACACCATCAGAAGAAACAAGCCACTGTCCAAAGACTTCTGCACTACCAACAGAGGTGAAGGCAGATGTACCAGGGGTCACAACACAGGAAGGGGAACACAATTCTAATGAAAATGATGCCACAGACTTGGGACAAATTGAGTTGAGTAGCGTTACTGAAATGAAGGGCAAAAGCAACACAGATGCTGATGAAATCCATCTTCAAAAATACATGCAGACTGAGCAGGAGCCAGAGGCTGTGAGTTTAGGGTCTGCATCATCTTCTTCCACGTCAGACATAACAATGTTGGTTGAGGTTGTCTCTGTAACTACTGAAAGTCAAATGGGATCCGGCTGTGCAAGTCCCAGTAGCATTGTCGCTGGTAGCATCTTTGAAAGGGACAATGCTTTAGGAAAGGCCAACGAGGATCAGTCAGAGACTATTACAAAGATGGATGTAGACACAAGCCTGAGTGATGTTACTGGTGCTGAAACAGTCACTCCTGATGGTGGAGAGTCACCCAGAAGGAGTGATACAACCGCACTCTCTGAAGACACAGCAGATGTACAGTTAGCTACTTCCTCAGTTTCTTCCTCAACATTCATTGACTCTGTGAGAGACGCTGAGGTTACAAATACAGAAAGTGGCTCAGAAATGGGCAATCGAGATGCCGCAGTCTTTAAACCCCAGGAGAATAAAGGCTGTCTTGGTAAAGACACAAATGTGCCAGAGTATACCCCCTGTTTGTCAAGCAGCAGTGATGACATCGGTAGTGTCTCCAGTAAACCTTTTGAAGAGAGGCTTGAAAGTGATGCAACCATAAAACCTATTGGGGAGGAAGATGGGAATGAAGCACAAGGAGCTGGAGCAGATGATGTAGCAGCTTCTCCCTCAGAGTCAAATGATGCTGATAGACCTCCGTGTCCTCTCAAGTCTCCACTGTTGACGAAGGAAGATGACAAGTCCCATGCTCACCAGGAATCTGGTCACGCAAATCTTGAAACTCCTTCAAAAAAGGATGTTGACATGGAGACTTCAGAGAGTGAAATACCATCAGACCATGGACCTTCCCTTTCTGACTCCCAAGAGACTGTTAACTGTGAATTTGTGAAAGAAAATCTACATTCTGTGTGCAGACAGTTGAGTCCTACATGTCTGTTACCCACTTTAAAATTGCAGGCTTTGGAAACCCATGCAAACCCAGAAAGATTGAATGTTGGTGTTAACATTGAACACAGTTCAACATACGAAGAAACTCTAGAGTCTGTGCCCAGTTTAGAGGGCGAAGGTGTCTTTGAAAATGCTAATGTCAAAAACTTGCTTCAGGACAGCATAGACGCAAGTAACCATAAAGTGGCCAAATATAATTTACGCTCTGGCAGGTCTACTACCTCATTGAAGAGTGCTGCTGCCACAAatagacaaaataaatgtttgaagTTGTCTTCAAGTGTGCTTGAAAAACAAAGCCCACATGTGATCAGAGAGAGAAAGCCTAGCCCAGTGGATGATTCtacagcgcagtcaccagaatGCATCGGCCAAGTTCGCTCTGAAATGGGCCCTCCACTTCCTCGTGTCCTAACCCCCCTGAGCACACCTCCAAAGGCGGGCAAATCGATCAATCCAAGGCAGGCTATTGGGAAACTGTCCTTTCTCTCACCCATGGATAGATTGGCTTCACCTACCACTCCTGTCCAGGCCCACTTGACACCCAACAGCCAGCAGCTGAGTTCCTCATCTCTAAACGGAGTCCCCTCATCGCCACTTCAGTTTGGCTCGGCCACTCCGAAACATGCTGTGCCGGTCCCAGGTCGCCTGCCCGTGACGGCAATGAGTTCGTCTCCGTCGTCTTCCTCCACCCCTGTGTGTCAGGAAAACTCCATGAGGATTCTTGACACCATGTACCCGGAGCTCTCTGCCCACGCCCGGACTCTAAGCATTCTAAGAGGGAACGTCGGTCTTAGCGTTTGTTCACTGGAGAATGGAACATTACCGACAACAACCGAAAGTCAGATGTCTTCCTTTAAAACGATCAACTCCGCTTCAACGGCCTTCACCAAGACAGAgatgagaggagaaaaaagacagtGCATTGGTATGCCTCAACCTAAAAGCAGCAAATGTCTCCGGCTAGATAACTGCTCTTCTGTCAGTCGCAAGCAGGtgccttcctcttcctcaaaCAGTGGAGAGGAGACCGCCTCACCCCAGACTCCAAGGCTCCAACGGCTAAAAAATGAGACAGTCTCTCCACCCACGGAAGGTGGAGAACCTGCAGAACAAAATCTTATTGCTAACTATTTAAAGAAGATTGAACATCAGTGTTTTGATCTATTGCCTGTGATCCAGAGCCACCTGTATGTTGGTAACCTGCCCAAAAAGCCTGTCTTAAGAGACGAGGAGAAGGAGGTTATCTCCGAGATCTGCCAAAGCAGCTCG CTTAAGGCAGACGATATGATTTTGGCCATCCTGAACAAGCTGAAAGCAGAGAAAAGTGTTCTCAGCGTTAACTACATGCAGGCCCTCTGTAGAGTCCACACAGGGATCTGTAGACAGAAGAGAGACTGGGAGAAGGctcacatcttggcccacagCCTTCTCACACAAG ATTTCCCAGACTCTGCCAAGCTGATATTGTTTGTGGTGACAACATGGCCCAATGTTCTCTCACACAGTAGTTCTATGTGCCAGGCAATACATACTGTCACCAAACTGAAAGCACAAGAACACCTCCTAAACTGCCTTTCAGCATTTCTTGGTTGGGAGAAG AGTCCTCCCTGTGACATTGATGATCTGATCTCCAGAACGTTGTCGGATATTCGGTCAGGGTCACGCCTGTCTTTCACTAAACACAGTCGGTATGGGCATGACCTGGGGACTGAGGCTTGGCAGCATGTCTTAACACTGCAACTCCTTTGTGCTCACAAGAAGTGGCAGTGGACCTATAATAATGTTTTGGG CAAGGAGTTGTGGCCATTAATGAACACTTGGGTGACACAGCCCAGAGATCAACAAGGCCCCGTCTCCGATGTGACCGTCGCCACTGTACTCCGACTCATAG GACGCCTCGGTCAACTGGGAATGGAAGAGAAGTGTGTTTCCTCTGTGTTAACTGTCGCCAACATCATCAACACGTTGGGTAGGCATGGACAGACTGAAG GTGTGCCATGGGAGGTCCAGTTAGCAGCCATCTACTGCATCTACGACCTGTCCCCGTGCAACCCCAAGCAAGCCTTGGATGCCCTGGcaggatggagaggagagacatCTCAAAGTGTGCCTCCTGCTATTACTAGCTGCATTAATCAGTtagcttctctctgcagacaggtCGACCTGCAAAAGACGCACATGCTGTAG